Proteins from one Diorhabda carinulata isolate Delta chromosome 10, icDioCari1.1, whole genome shotgun sequence genomic window:
- the LOC130898875 gene encoding uncharacterized protein LOC130898875, translating to MHRLRICFIFFLVLHMRYGYASFKCFSCVGGPNTKCARELSQDETENCETQCFETYIEYQSGVFPLVERRCWDKPANTNKRNYCEWLPSQSRILNTNATIKSCSTCESSKCNNNQKLAPVMPTCKA from the exons ATGCATCGTTTACgtatttgtttcatattttttctagttCTGCATATGCGATATG GCTATGCAAGTTTCAAATGTTTCTCATGCGTTGGTGGGCCAAACACGAAATGTGCGCGAGAACTAAGTCAAGACGAAACGGAAAATTGTGAAACACAGTGTTTTGAAACATATATAGAGTATCAAA GTGGTGTATTTCCGTTGGTAGAACGTAGATGCTGGGATAAACCTGCAAATACTAATAAACGGAATTATTGTGAATGGTTACCATCTCAATCAAGAATTTTAAACACCAACGCtacaataaaaagttgttcGACTTGTGAGTCATCTAAATGTAATAATAACCAAAAACTTGCTCCTGTAATGCCGACCTGCAAAGCCTGA